In Lujinxingia sediminis, a single genomic region encodes these proteins:
- a CDS encoding Rqc2 family fibronectin-binding protein: MPLSHADLALIAEELAALTLPGVIQKVFSAGPRQLTLQVRVPGHTHHIFLSAAPADARAHLVEERPRVEGRPDAFVMQLRKWLHGAWIEAIKLDPADRVLTFHLSAVDPDWEPKPEDDKAPRRSLRLIAELVGHHPNIILTEEGTVLGLAHARTLGDRLLRPSTPYLPPPAPPELGPPPTPALQQLPADGSRSAYIDHHTRTTLAQESRESLFSTLSRDLRSRAKSLRRRVKHIEQDLQRIDEAADFKKFGELLQSAYGKVERGASQVRVPDYYAEGMPEIIIELDPAHDLQWNIDRYFHQYRRYKEARDDVETRYLESVDTLEALEDARQSLQELAEADLDTLTAFNAKLRNQGLLKTTHRQRAARKALAPRPPYREFRSRRGAVILVGRGARHNDALTTRIARGRDLWLHARDWAGAHVVVRRDRGEDLDSETLLDAATLAAHFSRGREDSLIDVTYTDARHVRKPRGAAPGLVTIAAGSTLAVTLDEDRLQRLLESEIDDHAD; this comes from the coding sequence ATGCCCCTCTCCCACGCCGACCTTGCCCTGATCGCCGAAGAGCTCGCCGCACTGACCCTTCCCGGAGTCATCCAGAAAGTCTTTTCGGCAGGCCCGCGCCAACTCACCCTCCAGGTACGCGTCCCCGGTCACACCCACCACATCTTCCTGAGCGCCGCCCCCGCCGACGCACGCGCCCACCTCGTCGAGGAGCGCCCTCGGGTCGAGGGCCGCCCCGACGCCTTCGTGATGCAACTTCGCAAATGGCTCCACGGCGCCTGGATTGAGGCGATAAAGCTCGACCCGGCCGACCGCGTCCTCACCTTCCATCTCTCTGCGGTCGACCCGGACTGGGAACCGAAGCCCGAAGACGACAAAGCCCCCCGCCGCTCCCTGCGCCTCATCGCCGAGCTGGTCGGCCACCACCCCAACATCATCCTCACCGAAGAAGGCACCGTCTTAGGCCTGGCCCACGCCCGCACCCTTGGCGATCGCCTGCTACGCCCCTCCACGCCCTACCTCCCTCCCCCGGCCCCACCCGAACTCGGCCCTCCGCCCACCCCCGCGCTCCAGCAACTGCCAGCCGACGGCAGCCGCTCGGCCTACATCGACCACCACACCCGCACCACCCTTGCGCAGGAATCCCGCGAGAGCCTCTTCAGCACGCTCTCCCGCGATCTTCGCTCCCGCGCCAAAAGCCTGCGCCGACGCGTCAAACACATCGAGCAGGACCTCCAACGGATCGATGAAGCCGCCGACTTCAAAAAATTCGGTGAGCTCCTCCAAAGCGCCTACGGAAAAGTCGAACGGGGCGCCTCCCAGGTCCGCGTCCCCGACTACTACGCCGAGGGCATGCCTGAGATCATCATTGAGCTCGACCCCGCCCACGACCTCCAATGGAACATCGATCGCTACTTCCACCAGTACCGTCGCTACAAAGAAGCCCGTGACGACGTCGAGACCCGCTACCTGGAGTCGGTCGACACGCTCGAAGCCCTTGAAGACGCTCGCCAGAGCCTCCAGGAGCTCGCCGAAGCCGATCTCGATACACTGACAGCCTTCAACGCAAAACTCCGAAACCAGGGCCTCCTCAAGACCACCCACCGGCAACGCGCCGCCCGCAAGGCACTCGCACCGCGTCCCCCCTACCGCGAGTTCCGCTCCCGTCGCGGCGCAGTCATCCTGGTCGGTCGAGGCGCACGCCATAACGACGCGTTGACCACCCGCATCGCCCGCGGACGCGACCTCTGGCTGCATGCCCGTGACTGGGCCGGTGCCCACGTCGTGGTCCGCCGCGACCGCGGCGAAGACCTCGACAGTGAGACGCTGCTCGACGCCGCCACACTCGCCGCCCACTTCTCCCGTGGTCGCGAAGACTCCCTGATCGATGTCACCTACACCGACGCCCGCCACGTGCGAAAACCCCGGGGCGCCGCCCCCGGACTGGTGACCATCGCTGCCGGCTCCACCCTCGCTGTCACCCTCGACGAAGACCGCCTCCAGCGCCTGCTCGAAAGCGAAATCGACGACCACGCCGATTGA